A stretch of the Haliaeetus albicilla chromosome 17, bHalAlb1.1, whole genome shotgun sequence genome encodes the following:
- the TUBE1 gene encoding tubulin epsilon chain isoform X4, whose protein sequence is MKSHFKLLLRLNGGDGPDIYKGKICSLKARVRQSIKALLIDMEEGVVNEILQGPLRDVFDSKQLITDVSGSGNNWAVGHKLYGYQYQEDIVEKLRKAAEHCDCLQCFFIIHSMGGGTGSGLGTFVLNLLEDEFPEVYRFVTSVYPSGEDDVITSPYNTVLAMKELNEHADCVLPIENESLFDIVNKIHQMINSGKLGSTVKQNSLVTSSAGSAKTVQEKPFDAMNNIVANLLLNLTSSARFEGSLNMDLNEISMNLVPFPRLHYLVSSLTPLYTLADVNVPSRRLDQMFSDAFSREHQLIQADPKHSLYLACALLVRGNVQVSDLRRNIERLKPSLHFVSWNQEGWKTGLCSVPPVGHSHSLLSLANNTCVKPTFIELKDRFMKLYKKKAHLHHYLHIDGMEQSCFSEAISSLSDLIEEYNELDATKGGPRTDPSRLKIAV, encoded by the exons ATGAAGAGTCATTTCAAACTCTTGCTCAGGCT aaatggtGGTGATGGTCCTGatatttacaaaggaaaaatctgttctttaaaagcACGAGTAAGGCAATCTATAAAG GCACTGTTGATTGACATGGAGGAGGGTGTGGTAAATGAAATTCTGCAGGGACCATTGAGGGATGTGTTTGATAGCAAGCAGCTTATCACAGATGTTTCTGGTTCAGGAAACAACTG GGCTGTAGGTCATAAGCTATATGGCTATCAGTACCAGGAAGACATTGTGGAAAAGCTGAGGAAAGCTGCAGAACATTGTGACTGTCTACAGTGTTTTTTTATAATTCATTCTATGGGAGGTG GGACAGGATCTGGTCTCGGAACTTTTGTGCTAAATTTGCTTGAGGATGAATTCCCAGAAGTATATAGATTTGTTACTTCAGTTTATCCCTCTGGTGAAGATGATGTTATTACTTCTCCATATAACACTGTTCTGGCTATGAAGGAGCTTAATGAACATGCAGACTGTGTGCTACCAATAGAGAATGAA TCTCTGTTTGATATAGTTAATAAAATTCATCAGATGATCAATTCTGGGAAGCTAGGGTCAACTGTGAAGCAAAACAGCTTGGTAACGTCAAGTGCAGGCAGTGCAAAAACTGTACAAGAGAAGCCTTTTGACGCAATGAATAATATCGTAGCTAACTTGCTGTTGAACCTGACAAG CTCTGCTAGGTTTGAAGGTTCGCTTAACATGGATCTTAATGAAATCAGCATGAATTTGGTTCCATTTCCTCGACTTCATTACTTGGTTTCAAGCTTGACTCCTCTGTATACATTAGCTGATGTTAATGTACCTTCTagaag GTTGGATCAGatgttttcagatgcttttaGTAGAGAACATCAACTAATTCAAGCAGATCCAAAGCATAGCCTCTACCTTGCCTGTGCACTTCTCGTTCGAGGAAATGTGCAGGTTTCAGATCTTCGCAGAAATATTGAAAG GTTGAAGCCTTCCCTGCACTTTGTCTCCTGGAACCAAGAGGGCTGGAAAACTGGTTTGTGTTCAGTACCTCCTGTGGGCCATTCCCATTCCCTTCTGTCTTTAGCAAACAACACCTGTGTAAAACCAACTTTCATTGAACTCAAAGACAGATTTATGAAGCTCTataagaaaaag GCTCACCTTCACCATTATCTGCATATAGATGGAATGgagcaaagctgtttttctgaagcCATATCATCTTTGTCTGACCTAATAGAAGAGTACAATGAACTGGATGCCACAAAAGGTGGGCCTAGAACAGACCCATCAAGACTGAAGATAGCTGTTTAA
- the TUBE1 gene encoding tubulin epsilon chain isoform X5, which produces MKSHFKLLLRLNGGDGPDIYKGKICSLKARALLIDMEEGVVNEILQGPLRDVFDSKQLITDVSGSGNNWAVGHKLYGYQYQEDIVEKLRKAAEHCDCLQCFFIIHSMGGGTGSGLGTFVLNLLEDEFPEVYRFVTSVYPSGEDDVITSPYNTVLAMKELNEHADCVLPIENESLFDIVNKIHQMINSGKLGSTVKQNSLVTSSAGSAKTVQEKPFDAMNNIVANLLLNLTSSARFEGSLNMDLNEISMNLVPFPRLHYLVSSLTPLYTLADVNVPSRRLDQMFSDAFSREHQLIQADPKHSLYLACALLVRGNVQVSDLRRNIERLKPSLHFVSWNQEGWKTGLCSVPPVGHSHSLLSLANNTCVKPTFIELKDRFMKLYKKKAHLHHYLHIDGMEQSCFSEAISSLSDLIEEYNELDATKGGPRTDPSRLKIAV; this is translated from the exons ATGAAGAGTCATTTCAAACTCTTGCTCAGGCT aaatggtGGTGATGGTCCTGatatttacaaaggaaaaatctgttctttaaaagcACGA GCACTGTTGATTGACATGGAGGAGGGTGTGGTAAATGAAATTCTGCAGGGACCATTGAGGGATGTGTTTGATAGCAAGCAGCTTATCACAGATGTTTCTGGTTCAGGAAACAACTG GGCTGTAGGTCATAAGCTATATGGCTATCAGTACCAGGAAGACATTGTGGAAAAGCTGAGGAAAGCTGCAGAACATTGTGACTGTCTACAGTGTTTTTTTATAATTCATTCTATGGGAGGTG GGACAGGATCTGGTCTCGGAACTTTTGTGCTAAATTTGCTTGAGGATGAATTCCCAGAAGTATATAGATTTGTTACTTCAGTTTATCCCTCTGGTGAAGATGATGTTATTACTTCTCCATATAACACTGTTCTGGCTATGAAGGAGCTTAATGAACATGCAGACTGTGTGCTACCAATAGAGAATGAA TCTCTGTTTGATATAGTTAATAAAATTCATCAGATGATCAATTCTGGGAAGCTAGGGTCAACTGTGAAGCAAAACAGCTTGGTAACGTCAAGTGCAGGCAGTGCAAAAACTGTACAAGAGAAGCCTTTTGACGCAATGAATAATATCGTAGCTAACTTGCTGTTGAACCTGACAAG CTCTGCTAGGTTTGAAGGTTCGCTTAACATGGATCTTAATGAAATCAGCATGAATTTGGTTCCATTTCCTCGACTTCATTACTTGGTTTCAAGCTTGACTCCTCTGTATACATTAGCTGATGTTAATGTACCTTCTagaag GTTGGATCAGatgttttcagatgcttttaGTAGAGAACATCAACTAATTCAAGCAGATCCAAAGCATAGCCTCTACCTTGCCTGTGCACTTCTCGTTCGAGGAAATGTGCAGGTTTCAGATCTTCGCAGAAATATTGAAAG GTTGAAGCCTTCCCTGCACTTTGTCTCCTGGAACCAAGAGGGCTGGAAAACTGGTTTGTGTTCAGTACCTCCTGTGGGCCATTCCCATTCCCTTCTGTCTTTAGCAAACAACACCTGTGTAAAACCAACTTTCATTGAACTCAAAGACAGATTTATGAAGCTCTataagaaaaag GCTCACCTTCACCATTATCTGCATATAGATGGAATGgagcaaagctgtttttctgaagcCATATCATCTTTGTCTGACCTAATAGAAGAGTACAATGAACTGGATGCCACAAAAGGTGGGCCTAGAACAGACCCATCAAGACTGAAGATAGCTGTTTAA
- the TUBE1 gene encoding tubulin epsilon chain isoform X1 has protein sequence MAQSVVVQVGQCGNQVGCRFWDLALREHAAVNKKGIYDEALSSFFRNVDTRNGGDGPDIYKGKICSLKARVRQSIKALLIDMEEGVVNEILQGPLRDVFDSKQLITDVSGSGNNWAVGHKLYGYQYQEDIVEKLRKAAEHCDCLQCFFIIHSMGGGTGSGLGTFVLNLLEDEFPEVYRFVTSVYPSGEDDVITSPYNTVLAMKELNEHADCVLPIENESLFDIVNKIHQMINSGKLGSTVKQNSLVTSSAGSAKTVQEKPFDAMNNIVANLLLNLTSSARFEGSLNMDLNEISMNLVPFPRLHYLVSSLTPLYTLADVNVPSRRLDQMFSDAFSREHQLIQADPKHSLYLACALLVRGNVQVSDLRRNIERLKPSLHFVSWNQEGWKTGLCSVPPVGHSHSLLSLANNTCVKPTFIELKDRFMKLYKKKAHLHHYLHIDGMEQSCFSEAISSLSDLIEEYNELDATKGGPRTDPSRLKIAV, from the exons atGGCCCAGTCGGTGGTGGTGCAGG TGGGCCAGTGCGGGAACCAGGTGGGCTGCCGCTTCTGGGACCTGGCGCTGCGGGAACACGCCGCCGTCAACAAG AAAGGAATTTATGATGAAGCATTAAGCAGTTTCTTTAGGAACGTAGATACAAG aaatggtGGTGATGGTCCTGatatttacaaaggaaaaatctgttctttaaaagcACGAGTAAGGCAATCTATAAAG GCACTGTTGATTGACATGGAGGAGGGTGTGGTAAATGAAATTCTGCAGGGACCATTGAGGGATGTGTTTGATAGCAAGCAGCTTATCACAGATGTTTCTGGTTCAGGAAACAACTG GGCTGTAGGTCATAAGCTATATGGCTATCAGTACCAGGAAGACATTGTGGAAAAGCTGAGGAAAGCTGCAGAACATTGTGACTGTCTACAGTGTTTTTTTATAATTCATTCTATGGGAGGTG GGACAGGATCTGGTCTCGGAACTTTTGTGCTAAATTTGCTTGAGGATGAATTCCCAGAAGTATATAGATTTGTTACTTCAGTTTATCCCTCTGGTGAAGATGATGTTATTACTTCTCCATATAACACTGTTCTGGCTATGAAGGAGCTTAATGAACATGCAGACTGTGTGCTACCAATAGAGAATGAA TCTCTGTTTGATATAGTTAATAAAATTCATCAGATGATCAATTCTGGGAAGCTAGGGTCAACTGTGAAGCAAAACAGCTTGGTAACGTCAAGTGCAGGCAGTGCAAAAACTGTACAAGAGAAGCCTTTTGACGCAATGAATAATATCGTAGCTAACTTGCTGTTGAACCTGACAAG CTCTGCTAGGTTTGAAGGTTCGCTTAACATGGATCTTAATGAAATCAGCATGAATTTGGTTCCATTTCCTCGACTTCATTACTTGGTTTCAAGCTTGACTCCTCTGTATACATTAGCTGATGTTAATGTACCTTCTagaag GTTGGATCAGatgttttcagatgcttttaGTAGAGAACATCAACTAATTCAAGCAGATCCAAAGCATAGCCTCTACCTTGCCTGTGCACTTCTCGTTCGAGGAAATGTGCAGGTTTCAGATCTTCGCAGAAATATTGAAAG GTTGAAGCCTTCCCTGCACTTTGTCTCCTGGAACCAAGAGGGCTGGAAAACTGGTTTGTGTTCAGTACCTCCTGTGGGCCATTCCCATTCCCTTCTGTCTTTAGCAAACAACACCTGTGTAAAACCAACTTTCATTGAACTCAAAGACAGATTTATGAAGCTCTataagaaaaag GCTCACCTTCACCATTATCTGCATATAGATGGAATGgagcaaagctgtttttctgaagcCATATCATCTTTGTCTGACCTAATAGAAGAGTACAATGAACTGGATGCCACAAAAGGTGGGCCTAGAACAGACCCATCAAGACTGAAGATAGCTGTTTAA
- the TUBE1 gene encoding tubulin epsilon chain isoform X2, which produces MAQSVVVQVGQCGNQVGCRFWDLALREHAAVNKKGIYDEALSSFFRNVDTRNGGDGPDIYKGKICSLKARALLIDMEEGVVNEILQGPLRDVFDSKQLITDVSGSGNNWAVGHKLYGYQYQEDIVEKLRKAAEHCDCLQCFFIIHSMGGGTGSGLGTFVLNLLEDEFPEVYRFVTSVYPSGEDDVITSPYNTVLAMKELNEHADCVLPIENESLFDIVNKIHQMINSGKLGSTVKQNSLVTSSAGSAKTVQEKPFDAMNNIVANLLLNLTSSARFEGSLNMDLNEISMNLVPFPRLHYLVSSLTPLYTLADVNVPSRRLDQMFSDAFSREHQLIQADPKHSLYLACALLVRGNVQVSDLRRNIERLKPSLHFVSWNQEGWKTGLCSVPPVGHSHSLLSLANNTCVKPTFIELKDRFMKLYKKKAHLHHYLHIDGMEQSCFSEAISSLSDLIEEYNELDATKGGPRTDPSRLKIAV; this is translated from the exons atGGCCCAGTCGGTGGTGGTGCAGG TGGGCCAGTGCGGGAACCAGGTGGGCTGCCGCTTCTGGGACCTGGCGCTGCGGGAACACGCCGCCGTCAACAAG AAAGGAATTTATGATGAAGCATTAAGCAGTTTCTTTAGGAACGTAGATACAAG aaatggtGGTGATGGTCCTGatatttacaaaggaaaaatctgttctttaaaagcACGA GCACTGTTGATTGACATGGAGGAGGGTGTGGTAAATGAAATTCTGCAGGGACCATTGAGGGATGTGTTTGATAGCAAGCAGCTTATCACAGATGTTTCTGGTTCAGGAAACAACTG GGCTGTAGGTCATAAGCTATATGGCTATCAGTACCAGGAAGACATTGTGGAAAAGCTGAGGAAAGCTGCAGAACATTGTGACTGTCTACAGTGTTTTTTTATAATTCATTCTATGGGAGGTG GGACAGGATCTGGTCTCGGAACTTTTGTGCTAAATTTGCTTGAGGATGAATTCCCAGAAGTATATAGATTTGTTACTTCAGTTTATCCCTCTGGTGAAGATGATGTTATTACTTCTCCATATAACACTGTTCTGGCTATGAAGGAGCTTAATGAACATGCAGACTGTGTGCTACCAATAGAGAATGAA TCTCTGTTTGATATAGTTAATAAAATTCATCAGATGATCAATTCTGGGAAGCTAGGGTCAACTGTGAAGCAAAACAGCTTGGTAACGTCAAGTGCAGGCAGTGCAAAAACTGTACAAGAGAAGCCTTTTGACGCAATGAATAATATCGTAGCTAACTTGCTGTTGAACCTGACAAG CTCTGCTAGGTTTGAAGGTTCGCTTAACATGGATCTTAATGAAATCAGCATGAATTTGGTTCCATTTCCTCGACTTCATTACTTGGTTTCAAGCTTGACTCCTCTGTATACATTAGCTGATGTTAATGTACCTTCTagaag GTTGGATCAGatgttttcagatgcttttaGTAGAGAACATCAACTAATTCAAGCAGATCCAAAGCATAGCCTCTACCTTGCCTGTGCACTTCTCGTTCGAGGAAATGTGCAGGTTTCAGATCTTCGCAGAAATATTGAAAG GTTGAAGCCTTCCCTGCACTTTGTCTCCTGGAACCAAGAGGGCTGGAAAACTGGTTTGTGTTCAGTACCTCCTGTGGGCCATTCCCATTCCCTTCTGTCTTTAGCAAACAACACCTGTGTAAAACCAACTTTCATTGAACTCAAAGACAGATTTATGAAGCTCTataagaaaaag GCTCACCTTCACCATTATCTGCATATAGATGGAATGgagcaaagctgtttttctgaagcCATATCATCTTTGTCTGACCTAATAGAAGAGTACAATGAACTGGATGCCACAAAAGGTGGGCCTAGAACAGACCCATCAAGACTGAAGATAGCTGTTTAA
- the CCN6 gene encoding cellular communication network factor 6 — protein sequence MCRNMRWLLFPTIFIIPCTQQFFHSPPAKPGEKPSETGEVHQRKEVCHWPCRCPPVPTCTPGVSLVKDGCGCCKVCAKQSGETCNEADICDPHKGLYCDYSEDEPRYETGVCAYLVAVGCELNGVYYLNGQTFQPNPLYKCLCVSGAIGCTPVFTPRLAASPCTRVTGRKKPGQSICGPGQHKQLQSTNYRLMSAYRSLPLVLKKKCLVQATPWTPCSRTCGIGISSRVTNENRKCEMKKEKRLCFIQPCLTNILKTIKIPKGKTCQPTFQLPTAEKLFFSGCSTTQSYRLTFCGVCLDKRCCIPNKSKMITVQFECPNEGFFKWKMMWITSCVCQRICTAPGDIFSELKVV from the exons ATGTGCAGGAACATGCGGTGGCTCCTTTTTCCCACCATCTTCATCATCCCTTGTACGCAACAG TTTTTCCACAGCCCACCAGCGAAGCCTGGAGAAAAACCTTCAGAAACTGGTGAAGTCCACCAGCGCAAGGAGGTTTGTCACTGGCCATGCAGATGCCCACCTGTGCCAACCTGCACCCCCGGGGTAAGCTTGGTGAAGGACGGTTgtggctgctgtaaggtctgtGCCAAGCAGTCAGGAGAGACCTGCAATGAAGCAGACATCTGTGATCCCCACAAAGGCCTCTACTGTGACTATTCAGAAGATGAGCCTAGGTATGAAACAGGCGTGTGTGCAT ATCTGGTAGCTGTAGGATGTGAGCTCAATGGAGTTTATTATCTTAATGGGCAGACCTTCCAACCTAACCCACTTTATAAGTGCCTGTGTGTCAGTGGTGCAATTGGATGTACACCTGTATTCACACCAAGATTAGCAGCAAGTCCCTGCACCAGGGTCACAGGCAGAAAGAAGCCTGGACAATCCATCTGTGGCCCAGGACAGCACAAGCAGCTTCAATCAACAAACTACAGACTGATGTCAG CTTACAGAAGCTTACCGctagttttgaagaaaaagtgcCTAGTACAGGCAACTCCCTGGACACCCTGTTCCAGGACCTGTGGCATAGGCATATCCAGCAGAGTGACCAAcgaaaacagaaaatgtgaaatgaaaaaagaaaagagattatgCTTCATCCAGCCTTGTCTGACGAATATACTGAAGACAATAAAG attccaaaaggaaaaacatgtcAACCGACATTCCAGCTTCCTACAGcagagaaactatttttttctggatgctCAACTACTCAAAGCTACAGACTAACTTTCTGTGGGGTGTGCTTGGACAAGAGGTGCTGCATACCTAATAAATCCAAAATGATCACTGTACAGTTTGAGTGTCCCAATGAAGGCTTCTTTAAGTGGAAGATGATGTGGATAACGTCATGCGTATGTCAGAGGATTTGCACTGCTCCAGGAGATATATTTTCTGAACTCAAAGTTGTATGA
- the TUBE1 gene encoding tubulin epsilon chain isoform X3 produces MAQSVVVQVGQCGNQVGCRFWDLALREHAAVNKKGIYDEALSSFFRNVDTRNGGDGPDIYKGKICSLKARVRQSIKALLIDMEEGVVNEILQGPLRDVFDSKQLITDVSGSGNNWAVGHKLYGYQYQEDIVEKLRKAAEHCDCLQCFFIIHSMGGGTGSGLGTFVLNLLEDEFPEVYRFVTSVYPSGEDDVITSPYNTVLAMKELNEHADCVLPIENESLFDIVNKIHQMINSGKLGSTVKQNSLVTSSAGSAKTVQEKPFDAMNNIVANLLLNLTSSARFEGSLNMDLNEISMNLVPFPRLHYLVSSLTPLYTLADVNVPSRRLDQMFSDAFSREHQLIQADPKHSLYLACALLVRGNVQVSDLRRNIERLKPSLHFVSWNQEGWKTGLCSVPPVGHSHSLLSLANNTCVKPTFIELKDRFMKLYKKKAHLHHYLHIDGMEQSCFSEAISSLSDLIEEYNELDATKGKDVN; encoded by the exons atGGCCCAGTCGGTGGTGGTGCAGG TGGGCCAGTGCGGGAACCAGGTGGGCTGCCGCTTCTGGGACCTGGCGCTGCGGGAACACGCCGCCGTCAACAAG AAAGGAATTTATGATGAAGCATTAAGCAGTTTCTTTAGGAACGTAGATACAAG aaatggtGGTGATGGTCCTGatatttacaaaggaaaaatctgttctttaaaagcACGAGTAAGGCAATCTATAAAG GCACTGTTGATTGACATGGAGGAGGGTGTGGTAAATGAAATTCTGCAGGGACCATTGAGGGATGTGTTTGATAGCAAGCAGCTTATCACAGATGTTTCTGGTTCAGGAAACAACTG GGCTGTAGGTCATAAGCTATATGGCTATCAGTACCAGGAAGACATTGTGGAAAAGCTGAGGAAAGCTGCAGAACATTGTGACTGTCTACAGTGTTTTTTTATAATTCATTCTATGGGAGGTG GGACAGGATCTGGTCTCGGAACTTTTGTGCTAAATTTGCTTGAGGATGAATTCCCAGAAGTATATAGATTTGTTACTTCAGTTTATCCCTCTGGTGAAGATGATGTTATTACTTCTCCATATAACACTGTTCTGGCTATGAAGGAGCTTAATGAACATGCAGACTGTGTGCTACCAATAGAGAATGAA TCTCTGTTTGATATAGTTAATAAAATTCATCAGATGATCAATTCTGGGAAGCTAGGGTCAACTGTGAAGCAAAACAGCTTGGTAACGTCAAGTGCAGGCAGTGCAAAAACTGTACAAGAGAAGCCTTTTGACGCAATGAATAATATCGTAGCTAACTTGCTGTTGAACCTGACAAG CTCTGCTAGGTTTGAAGGTTCGCTTAACATGGATCTTAATGAAATCAGCATGAATTTGGTTCCATTTCCTCGACTTCATTACTTGGTTTCAAGCTTGACTCCTCTGTATACATTAGCTGATGTTAATGTACCTTCTagaag GTTGGATCAGatgttttcagatgcttttaGTAGAGAACATCAACTAATTCAAGCAGATCCAAAGCATAGCCTCTACCTTGCCTGTGCACTTCTCGTTCGAGGAAATGTGCAGGTTTCAGATCTTCGCAGAAATATTGAAAG GTTGAAGCCTTCCCTGCACTTTGTCTCCTGGAACCAAGAGGGCTGGAAAACTGGTTTGTGTTCAGTACCTCCTGTGGGCCATTCCCATTCCCTTCTGTCTTTAGCAAACAACACCTGTGTAAAACCAACTTTCATTGAACTCAAAGACAGATTTATGAAGCTCTataagaaaaag GCTCACCTTCACCATTATCTGCATATAGATGGAATGgagcaaagctgtttttctgaagcCATATCATCTTTGTCTGACCTAATAGAAGAGTACAATGAACTGGATGCCACAAAAG GGAAAGATGTCAACTGA